A section of the Neorhizobium galegae bv. orientalis str. HAMBI 540 genome encodes:
- a CDS encoding DMT family transporter, producing the protein MHKKAYLSLVIATLAWGGNAVAGKLAVGHVSPMMLTFWRWFFAVAIIFAISVPQLIKDWPVVRKNLPILLFLGVVGYVVFNGALYTAVNYTTAINVTVEQAVIPMLIFVINFALFRMKVSWAQILGFTLTLLGGIITAIHGDLSALVTLTVNFGDAIMMIAVVAYAIYTVALRWRPKIDWRTLMAVPAFFAMVFSLPLVFWEYSADRVIWPDAEGWVVVLYTGIFASLIAQVLYIKGVEEIGANRAGLFINLVPVFGTLLSVAIIGESLQLFHVVALALALGGIAIAEWGKPHINR; encoded by the coding sequence TTGCATAAAAAGGCCTATCTCTCGCTCGTCATTGCAACCCTGGCCTGGGGCGGCAATGCGGTAGCGGGCAAGCTCGCCGTCGGCCATGTGAGCCCGATGATGCTGACCTTCTGGCGCTGGTTTTTCGCCGTCGCCATCATCTTCGCCATCTCCGTACCGCAGCTCATCAAGGACTGGCCGGTCGTCAGGAAGAACCTGCCGATTCTCCTGTTCCTCGGCGTCGTCGGCTATGTCGTCTTCAACGGTGCGCTCTATACCGCCGTCAACTACACGACGGCGATCAACGTGACGGTCGAGCAGGCGGTCATCCCGATGCTGATCTTCGTCATCAACTTCGCCCTGTTCCGGATGAAAGTCTCCTGGGCGCAAATCCTCGGCTTCACCCTGACGCTTCTCGGCGGCATCATCACCGCCATCCACGGCGACTTGAGCGCGCTGGTGACGCTGACCGTCAACTTCGGCGATGCGATCATGATGATCGCCGTCGTCGCCTATGCAATCTACACGGTGGCGCTCAGATGGCGCCCGAAGATCGACTGGCGAACGCTGATGGCGGTCCCGGCCTTCTTCGCAATGGTCTTCTCGCTGCCGCTGGTGTTCTGGGAATATTCGGCCGATCGCGTGATCTGGCCAGATGCGGAAGGATGGGTCGTGGTGCTCTATACGGGGATCTTCGCCTCGCTGATCGCGCAGGTGCTCTACATCAAGGGCGTCGAGGAGATCGGCGCCAACCGGGCCGGGTTGTTCATCAATCTCGTGCCGGTGTTCGGCACTCTGCTCTCGGTCGCCATCATCGGCGAGAGCCTGCAGCTCTTCCATGTTGTCGCGCTGGCGCTGGCGCTCGGCGGCATCGCCATTGCGGAATGGGGAAAACCTCATATAAACCGGTAG